The following are from one region of the Streptomyces decoyicus genome:
- the msrA gene encoding peptide-methionine (S)-S-oxide reductase MsrA, whose translation MLFSRFKTHLPTPDEALEGRPERPFAVPDRHTVLGNPLLGPYPDGLEIADFGLGCFWGAERKFWQAKGVWTTLVGYQGGHTPHPTYEEVCSGHTGHTEAVRVVYDPAVIPYTALLKLFWESHDPTQGFRQGNDVGTQYRSAIYTHSPAQQQAAEASRDAYRTVLRNSGYADITTEILPADGTRPFYPAEGYHQQYLDKNPAGYCGIGGTGVSCPVGVAPAGD comes from the coding sequence ATGCTCTTCTCCCGCTTCAAGACCCACCTCCCCACGCCGGACGAAGCGCTCGAAGGCCGCCCCGAGCGGCCCTTCGCCGTCCCCGACCGGCACACCGTCCTCGGCAACCCGCTGCTCGGCCCGTACCCGGACGGCCTGGAGATCGCCGACTTCGGCCTGGGCTGCTTCTGGGGCGCCGAGCGGAAGTTCTGGCAGGCCAAGGGCGTTTGGACCACCCTCGTCGGCTACCAGGGCGGCCACACCCCCCACCCCACCTACGAAGAGGTGTGCAGCGGCCACACCGGCCACACCGAGGCCGTCCGCGTCGTCTACGACCCCGCCGTGATCCCGTACACGGCCCTGCTGAAGCTCTTCTGGGAGTCGCACGACCCGACCCAGGGCTTCCGCCAGGGCAACGACGTCGGCACCCAGTACCGCTCCGCCATCTACACCCACTCCCCCGCCCAGCAACAGGCCGCCGAAGCCTCCCGCGACGCCTACCGCACCGTCCTCCGAAACTCCGGCTACGCCGACATCACCACCGAAATCCTCCCCGCCGACGGCACCCGCCCCTTCTACCCGGCAGAGGGGTACCACCAGCAGTACCTCGACAAGAACCCGGCGGGGTACTGCGGCATCGGCGGGACGGGCGTGAGCTGCCCGGTGGGGGTGGCACCGGCCGGGGACTGA
- a CDS encoding response regulator: MKSVEDVVAVRVLLADDHPVVREGLCAMLESDAGIDVVGQAGSGEEAVTLATRLTPDVVLLDLRMGGMDGVAATGHMLRQSPRSKVVIVTTYEDDSDILRAVEAGAAGYLLKGSSRAELIDAVHGAARGATVLTPSLAPKLFRARAVDAPLLSGRECEVLRLVSQGLTNADIGRELFIGEATVKTHLLRAFKKLEVSDRTAAVITALERGLLS; the protein is encoded by the coding sequence ATGAAGAGCGTTGAGGACGTGGTCGCGGTGCGGGTGCTGCTCGCCGACGATCACCCCGTCGTACGTGAAGGCCTGTGCGCCATGCTGGAATCCGATGCCGGCATCGATGTCGTCGGGCAGGCGGGCTCCGGCGAGGAAGCCGTGACGCTGGCGACCCGGCTGACGCCCGATGTCGTACTGCTCGACCTGCGGATGGGCGGGATGGACGGGGTCGCCGCCACCGGGCACATGCTGCGGCAGTCGCCCCGCAGCAAGGTGGTCATCGTCACCACCTACGAGGACGACTCCGACATCCTGCGCGCCGTGGAGGCGGGCGCGGCCGGCTATCTCCTCAAGGGCAGTTCGCGGGCCGAGCTGATCGATGCCGTGCACGGTGCGGCGCGCGGGGCGACCGTGCTGACCCCGTCACTGGCTCCCAAGCTGTTCCGGGCGCGGGCGGTGGACGCGCCGCTGCTGTCCGGCCGGGAGTGCGAGGTGCTGCGGCTGGTCAGCCAGGGGCTGACGAATGCCGACATCGGCCGGGAGCTGTTCATCGGCGAGGCCACGGTCAAGACCCATCTCCTGCGTGCGTTCAAGAAACTGGAGGTGTCGGACCGGACGGCGGCCGTGATCACGGCGCTGGAGCGCGGGTTGTTGTCGTAG
- a CDS encoding phosphorothioated DNA-binding restriction endonuclease has translation MDWIERVGNLRQWAQNGARAPHKPLLMLYALGRFQRNPRQSMRYSEIEHDLSELLQDYGPTHRTSPSYPFHHLVSDGVWEVRTDSGAASPGTGVRGLRESGARGQLVPGLRAALAEDGTLLGQLAQLLLDKHFPPSIHPDIAAAVGLDLDQTDGARASSGQAPARRRAAELRRNVLIAYEYRCAFCGFDGSIGRVPVGLEAAHVQWWAFQGPDDLANCLCLCSLHHKLFDRGVLGLDSGRRITVSREFVGQSPAARHHVLDLTGRALIGPQNGSARVAPAYVMWHTAQVFRGQPRIAEHAVREQV, from the coding sequence ATGGACTGGATCGAGCGGGTGGGGAATCTGCGGCAGTGGGCACAGAACGGAGCGCGGGCGCCGCACAAACCGCTGCTCATGCTCTATGCGTTGGGGCGGTTTCAGCGGAACCCGCGCCAGTCGATGCGCTATTCGGAGATCGAGCACGACCTGAGCGAGCTGCTACAGGATTACGGTCCCACGCACCGGACGTCGCCCTCGTATCCCTTCCACCATCTCGTCAGTGACGGGGTGTGGGAAGTGCGCACCGACAGCGGGGCCGCCAGTCCGGGCACGGGGGTGCGTGGGCTGCGGGAGAGCGGGGCGCGGGGGCAGTTGGTCCCGGGGCTGCGGGCCGCACTCGCCGAAGACGGGACGCTGCTCGGGCAGCTGGCCCAGTTGCTGCTGGACAAGCACTTCCCGCCGTCGATCCACCCGGACATCGCCGCTGCCGTGGGGCTCGACCTCGACCAGACGGACGGGGCGAGGGCCTCCTCCGGGCAGGCACCGGCGCGTCGGCGGGCGGCCGAGCTGCGCAGGAACGTGCTGATCGCGTACGAGTACCGGTGTGCCTTCTGCGGCTTCGACGGATCGATCGGCCGGGTGCCGGTCGGGCTGGAGGCCGCCCATGTCCAGTGGTGGGCCTTCCAGGGGCCGGACGACCTCGCGAACTGTCTGTGCCTGTGCTCCCTGCATCACAAGCTGTTCGACCGCGGGGTGCTGGGGCTGGATTCCGGCCGACGGATCACGGTTTCCCGGGAGTTCGTCGGTCAGAGCCCGGCGGCGCGCCATCACGTGCTCGACCTGACCGGCCGAGCGCTCATCGGGCCGCAGAACGGCAGTGCGCGGGTCGCCCCCGCGTACGTCATGTGGCACACCGCGCAGGTGTTCCGCGGCCAACCCCGCATAGCGGAGCACGCCGTACGGGAGCAGGTCTGA
- a CDS encoding DUF1877 family protein: MGQDIQFVRVTAAELERAEQDPDWADELVVERSEEGEVDDGLVGFLGRDWAGLQYLFDAAEVPVMILDGGSTIDEQGIYTGWDVESVAHVAAELRKAAWEDLAGHYDPEQMLEEDVYPGHGYWDRDGNGLGYLEGAFVTLRHFFTTAAAAGSAAMREFNF; this comes from the coding sequence ATGGGGCAGGACATACAGTTCGTGCGGGTGACGGCGGCGGAGCTGGAGCGGGCGGAGCAGGATCCTGACTGGGCGGACGAGTTGGTCGTCGAACGCAGTGAGGAAGGCGAGGTAGACGACGGCCTCGTCGGGTTCCTGGGGAGGGACTGGGCCGGACTTCAGTACCTCTTCGATGCCGCAGAGGTTCCGGTGATGATTCTGGACGGCGGATCCACCATCGACGAGCAGGGCATCTACACCGGCTGGGACGTCGAATCCGTCGCGCACGTGGCGGCGGAGCTGCGGAAGGCGGCCTGGGAGGACCTGGCCGGGCACTACGACCCGGAACAGATGCTGGAGGAGGACGTCTATCCCGGGCACGGCTACTGGGACCGGGACGGGAACGGTCTCGGCTATCTGGAGGGGGCCTTCGTCACCCTGCGGCACTTCTTCACCACTGCCGCGGCCGCGGGCTCTGCGGCGATGCGGGAATTCAATTTCTGA
- a CDS encoding bestrophin-like domain produces MSRWIVVNLPSWLLLAGLVVVVVGGTAAVQAFVRHRFPRLKQGGQNEVAQFVFPVIAVVYGFLIGFIVLALWGQVNSADQTTRAEGAGAVQMAGSREVFGKAESARIRQSLLEYGRAAAAEWPRASTGLTTPEAENALNRLHRTYENITPRNDTQRAFLTSSLASLRDVNLARTQRLLAARSNLGPPLSLWMVILLTSGLVLGFSVVYGSEQARMRYGMVGAVSVLVAANLFLVTELSYPFLGEFATSSEPLNTVVEVLSSAR; encoded by the coding sequence GTGAGCCGTTGGATCGTGGTCAACCTCCCTTCCTGGTTGCTGCTGGCAGGGCTCGTCGTCGTGGTCGTCGGCGGGACGGCGGCCGTCCAGGCGTTCGTCCGGCACCGTTTCCCCCGCCTCAAGCAGGGCGGGCAGAACGAGGTCGCACAGTTCGTGTTCCCCGTTATCGCTGTGGTCTACGGGTTCCTCATCGGCTTCATCGTCCTCGCGCTCTGGGGCCAGGTGAACTCGGCCGACCAGACGACGCGGGCCGAGGGCGCCGGGGCGGTGCAGATGGCCGGGAGCCGCGAGGTGTTCGGCAAGGCCGAGAGCGCACGGATCCGGCAGAGCCTGCTGGAGTACGGACGCGCGGCGGCGGCCGAGTGGCCCCGCGCCTCGACCGGTCTCACCACGCCCGAGGCCGAGAACGCGCTGAACCGCCTGCACCGCACGTACGAGAACATCACGCCCCGCAACGACACCCAACGAGCCTTCCTCACCAGCTCGCTCGCGTCCCTGAGGGATGTGAACCTCGCCCGTACGCAACGGCTGCTGGCGGCCCGCAGCAACCTCGGCCCGCCCCTGTCCTTGTGGATGGTGATCCTGCTGACCAGTGGACTGGTCCTCGGGTTCTCCGTCGTCTACGGCTCCGAGCAGGCCCGGATGCGCTACGGGATGGTCGGGGCGGTGAGCGTCCTCGTTGCCGCCAACCTGTTCCTCGTCACGGAACTGTCCTATCCCTTCCTCGGCGAGTTCGCCACGTCGTCGGAGCCGCTGAACACGGTGGTCGAGGTCCTGTCGTCGGCTCGGTAG
- a CDS encoding sensor histidine kinase, with amino-acid sequence MTREARRAPEARVRWFGLWDSYFVICYLVTTGLVFTSGAPQGSRLIAIGALTLIVPWYAGLGRPLMLRHESDRRNTVFPVGLFVLFGVATAADLMSSFALFAVVPMLMMSLATRPALVLGVLGNLLPVTMMWLQGGAAGPAVLFVLLASLLGIALSALLGLWIKRVVRQNKEHAALIEELRQNREQVARLSHQAGISAERERLAREIHDTLAQSLTSIISLVQAVDAEVEAAPAAARQHLALVGRVAKDSLAEARAFVADRTPASLEESSLAQALRRQADGLTAETGLLVRFAVEGDERPLPMAVNVVLLRAAQEAGANVRKHADARAVDMVLRYGAGQVGIRVADDGNGFDGVAASTAEGDAERGAPGQGQGQGPGDGGGFGLRGMAARVAEIGGVMNVVSEPGAGTAVEVQVPLEEAADEER; translated from the coding sequence GTGACGCGTGAGGCGCGGCGCGCGCCCGAGGCGCGGGTGCGTTGGTTCGGGCTGTGGGACAGCTACTTCGTGATCTGCTATCTGGTGACCACGGGGCTGGTGTTCACCTCCGGTGCCCCGCAGGGCTCTCGCCTGATCGCCATCGGCGCGCTGACGCTGATCGTGCCCTGGTACGCCGGGCTCGGGCGGCCGTTGATGCTCCGTCATGAGAGCGACCGGCGGAACACCGTCTTCCCGGTCGGTCTCTTCGTGCTGTTCGGGGTCGCCACCGCGGCCGATCTGATGAGCTCGTTCGCCCTGTTCGCCGTCGTCCCGATGCTGATGATGAGCCTGGCGACCAGGCCGGCCCTCGTGCTCGGCGTACTCGGCAATCTCCTCCCCGTGACGATGATGTGGCTCCAGGGCGGCGCCGCCGGCCCGGCCGTGCTGTTCGTGCTGCTGGCGTCGCTGCTCGGGATCGCCTTGTCCGCACTCCTCGGGCTGTGGATCAAGAGGGTGGTACGGCAGAACAAGGAGCACGCCGCACTGATCGAAGAGCTGCGGCAGAACCGCGAACAGGTGGCCCGGCTGTCGCACCAGGCCGGGATCTCCGCCGAACGCGAGCGGCTCGCACGGGAGATCCATGACACCCTCGCGCAGAGCCTGACCAGCATCATCAGCCTGGTGCAGGCCGTGGATGCGGAAGTCGAAGCGGCCCCCGCCGCCGCCCGTCAACACCTCGCGCTGGTCGGGCGGGTGGCCAAGGACAGCCTGGCCGAGGCCCGCGCCTTCGTCGCCGACCGGACGCCCGCCTCCTTGGAGGAGAGCTCCTTGGCACAGGCGCTGCGGCGGCAGGCCGACGGGCTGACCGCCGAGACGGGGCTGTTGGTGCGGTTCGCCGTCGAGGGGGACGAGCGGCCGCTGCCGATGGCGGTCAATGTCGTCCTGCTGCGTGCGGCGCAGGAGGCCGGGGCGAATGTACGGAAGCACGCCGACGCCCGCGCGGTGGACATGGTGCTCCGGTACGGCGCGGGGCAGGTCGGGATCCGTGTCGCCGATGACGGCAACGGGTTCGACGGGGTAGCGGCCTCGACGGCAGAGGGGGACGCGGAGCGCGGTGCGCCGGGGCAGGGCCAGGGCCAGGGCCCGGGTGACGGTGGGGGCTTCGGGCTGCGGGGGATGGCGGCGCGGGTGGCGGAGATCGGTGGGGTGATGAACGTCGTGAGTGAGCCGGGAGCGGGCACTGCCGTCGAGGTGCAGGTGCCCTTGGAGGAGGCGGCGGATGAAGAGCGTTGA
- a CDS encoding cystathionine gamma-synthase — protein sequence MSDQREPRHQHFETVAIHAGQEPDEATGAVVPPIYQVSTYKQDGVGGLRGGYEYSRSANPTRTALEENLAALDGGRRGLAFASGLAAEDCLLRTLLTPGDHVVIPNDAYGGTFRLISKVVERWGVEWSVADTSDPKAVRDALRPRTKAIWVETPSNPLLGISDISALAGVAHDAGIKLVVDNTFASPYLQQPLALGADVVVYSTTKYMGGHSDVVGGALVVNDDALGEELAYHQNAMGAVAGPFDAWLVMRGIKTLAVRMDRHSANAARIADLLTSHNKVTRVFYPGLAEHQGHEIAAKQMRSFGGMVSFQVAGGEQAAVEVCNRTKLFTLGESLGGVESLIEHPGLMTHASTAGSLLEVPNDLVRLSVGIESVDDLLADLAQALG from the coding sequence ATGAGCGATCAGCGCGAACCACGCCATCAGCATTTTGAAACCGTTGCCATCCACGCAGGTCAGGAGCCCGACGAGGCCACCGGCGCGGTGGTACCGCCCATCTATCAGGTATCCACTTACAAGCAGGACGGGGTGGGCGGGCTCCGCGGCGGCTACGAGTACAGCCGCAGCGCCAACCCGACCCGTACCGCCCTGGAGGAGAACCTCGCGGCGCTCGACGGCGGCCGCCGCGGCCTCGCCTTCGCCTCCGGCCTCGCCGCCGAGGACTGCCTGCTGCGCACCCTGCTGACCCCCGGCGACCATGTCGTCATCCCCAATGACGCCTACGGCGGAACGTTCCGTCTCATCTCGAAGGTCGTCGAGCGCTGGGGTGTGGAATGGTCGGTGGCCGACACCTCCGACCCGAAGGCCGTACGCGACGCGCTGCGGCCCCGTACGAAGGCGATCTGGGTGGAGACGCCCAGCAACCCGCTGCTCGGCATCAGCGACATCTCGGCGCTGGCCGGTGTCGCGCATGACGCCGGGATCAAGCTCGTTGTCGACAACACCTTCGCCAGCCCCTACCTTCAGCAGCCGCTCGCTCTCGGCGCGGACGTGGTGGTCTACTCCACGACCAAGTACATGGGCGGGCATTCGGATGTGGTCGGCGGCGCTCTTGTCGTCAACGACGACGCCCTCGGCGAGGAACTCGCCTACCACCAGAACGCGATGGGGGCGGTCGCCGGACCGTTCGACGCCTGGCTGGTGATGCGCGGCATCAAGACGCTCGCCGTACGCATGGACCGGCACAGCGCCAACGCGGCACGCATCGCGGACCTGCTCACCTCCCACAACAAGGTGACCCGCGTCTTCTACCCGGGGCTGGCCGAGCACCAGGGCCACGAGATCGCCGCCAAGCAGATGCGGTCCTTCGGCGGCATGGTGTCGTTCCAGGTCGCGGGCGGCGAGCAGGCGGCGGTGGAGGTCTGCAACCGGACCAAGCTGTTCACCCTCGGTGAGTCGCTGGGCGGCGTCGAGTCGCTGATCGAGCACCCGGGGCTGATGACGCACGCCTCGACGGCCGGTTCGCTGCTGGAGGTCCCCAACGACCTCGTGCGCCTCTCGGTCGGCATCGAGTCCGTCGACGACCTGCTGGCGGACCTCGCGCAGGCGCTGGGCTGA
- a CDS encoding amino acid permease, which translates to MSRTPTRSPQGSQQAVQNGGEPVLSHGLKQRHLSMIALGGVIGAGLFVGSGVGIAAAGPAIVLLFMGTGALVMLIMRMLGEMSAARPSTGSFSVHAEEEIGSWAGTTSGWMYWLMLCAGVAAEATAAGTIMHTWVSFIPAYGWVAIFMVFFCASNLTAVKNFGEFEFWFSAIKVTMIVAFLVLGVLGILGVFGSAPGTSHLTGHGGFFPTGAAGLAAGLLTTISGFAGLETVTIAAAESDQPSRNVARAVRTAVWRIAVFYIGSMAVVVTLVPWNDPKVASAGPYVTVLDRLGIPAAGTIMQIVVLVALLSAMNANIYGSSRMAYSLVNRGQGPRFLGKVTRGVPAAAVLASCVFGFAAVIAGIVWPTTVFAWLLNIAGCSVLVVWSIVCLTQLKMRRRLEREAPELLSVRMWGFPYLTWLAFAAILGVFAVMAANADGRQQLAGTAVVVAALAGAGHLKQRRDDRRADVTA; encoded by the coding sequence ATGAGTCGGACACCCACCCGGTCCCCCCAGGGCTCCCAGCAGGCCGTACAGAACGGCGGCGAGCCCGTGTTGTCGCACGGCCTCAAACAGCGCCATCTGTCGATGATCGCGCTCGGCGGGGTCATCGGCGCGGGGCTCTTCGTGGGCTCCGGGGTCGGGATCGCCGCGGCCGGGCCGGCCATCGTGCTCCTCTTCATGGGTACCGGCGCGCTGGTCATGCTGATCATGCGGATGCTCGGTGAGATGTCCGCGGCCCGGCCCTCCACCGGCTCGTTCTCGGTGCATGCCGAGGAGGAGATCGGGTCCTGGGCAGGTACCACCTCGGGCTGGATGTACTGGCTGATGCTCTGCGCCGGTGTGGCTGCCGAGGCGACCGCGGCGGGCACGATCATGCACACCTGGGTGTCGTTCATCCCCGCCTATGGCTGGGTGGCGATCTTCATGGTGTTCTTCTGCGCCAGCAATCTGACCGCGGTCAAGAACTTCGGCGAGTTCGAGTTCTGGTTCTCCGCCATCAAGGTCACCATGATCGTCGCCTTTCTGGTGCTGGGCGTGCTCGGCATTCTCGGGGTGTTCGGCAGCGCCCCCGGCACGAGCCATCTCACCGGCCACGGCGGCTTCTTCCCGACCGGCGCAGCCGGCCTTGCCGCGGGGCTGCTGACCACCATTTCCGGGTTCGCCGGGCTGGAGACCGTCACCATCGCGGCGGCCGAGTCCGACCAGCCGAGCCGGAACGTGGCCCGTGCCGTCCGTACTGCCGTCTGGCGCATCGCCGTTTTCTACATCGGCTCGATGGCCGTGGTCGTCACCCTGGTGCCGTGGAACGACCCGAAGGTCGCCTCGGCCGGCCCGTACGTCACCGTGCTCGACAGGCTCGGCATCCCGGCCGCCGGCACGATCATGCAGATCGTGGTGCTGGTGGCACTGCTCTCCGCCATGAACGCCAACATCTACGGCTCGTCGCGCATGGCGTACTCCCTCGTCAACCGGGGCCAGGGCCCGCGTTTCCTGGGCAAGGTCACCAGGGGCGTACCGGCTGCGGCGGTCCTGGCGTCCTGCGTCTTCGGCTTCGCGGCCGTCATCGCCGGGATCGTCTGGCCGACCACCGTGTTCGCCTGGCTGCTGAACATCGCGGGCTGCTCGGTGCTGGTCGTCTGGTCCATCGTCTGCCTCACCCAGCTGAAGATGCGCCGCCGTCTGGAGCGCGAGGCACCCGAGCTGCTCTCCGTACGGATGTGGGGCTTCCCCTACCTGACCTGGCTCGCGTTCGCCGCCATCCTCGGCGTCTTCGCCGTCATGGCCGCCAACGCGGACGGCCGTCAGCAGCTCGCCGGCACCGCCGTCGTGGTGGCGGCGCTGGCCGGCGCAGGCCATCTCAAGCAGCGCCGCGACGACCGGCGAGCCGACGTCACTGCCTGA
- a CDS encoding DUF6247 family protein yields the protein MTTSAAGQPLIPQPPATVAALRQAISQIAPAALPAFTRELDQAADQSRQGSDLAPLQRFIAQWAAYVHIQRRPDAAADLRRWENAAESGDAAQARQAASEIGRILDEAHSAIGLPAR from the coding sequence ATGACCACCTCCGCCGCTGGGCAGCCACTCATTCCCCAGCCCCCTGCCACGGTCGCTGCACTGCGGCAGGCCATCAGTCAGATCGCGCCCGCGGCGCTGCCAGCCTTCACACGGGAGTTGGACCAAGCGGCCGACCAGTCCCGGCAGGGCTCCGACCTGGCACCGCTCCAGCGGTTCATCGCCCAGTGGGCCGCCTATGTCCACATCCAGCGTCGGCCGGACGCGGCAGCGGACCTCCGTCGGTGGGAGAACGCTGCCGAATCGGGCGACGCGGCTCAGGCACGGCAGGCCGCCTCCGAGATCGGTCGGATCCTGGACGAAGCCCACTCCGCCATCGGCCTACCGGCCCGGTGA
- a CDS encoding sulfatase, with protein MSHFTRFRQQPQETEATATEDLPPDSPPQHTQHTPQDTPDGAAMTAERDVEDTGPSEDTASGEDTAPVEDTAPVEAEGTDAGTDEGTAEATDTGTGPAGGWRQRHPAVARAVAWTTTALAGALVLVTLLLPNDPARLTPAEFARIPVEGIAGAALLLLLPRTARRMAAVLAGAGLGLLTLLDLLDIGFDEVLGRGFNVVFDWALLGDGASFLQDSIGRTGTIGVEIAAALLVLALLVLPALAVLRLSNLMARHGARATGTTLVLGTAWVITSALGVQIAGAPVASRSTSDLVQARVDGVNATLKDEQTFAKEAASDPYHHTPGSRLLTGLRGKDVIFTFIESYGRSAVQDPLMAPGVDAVLAKGTKRLRAAGYSARSGWLTSATYGGSSWLGHSTFLSGLWIDNQQRYRTVTAGDHLTLTSAFKRTGAWRTVGIMPGVTKSWPEGTFYGLDHVYDSRELGYKGPKFSWSTMPDQYSLAAFERLEHGKPHDKPLMSEIILTSSHNPWAPLPRTIGWDKVGDGSVYNGIEKAGKHPVDVWQQTDKVRTEYGKSIQYSLNSLISYVEKYGNKNTVLVFLGDHQPVAKVSGDHASRDVPVAIVAHDPDVLKRISDWRWTPGLNPGHKAPVWRMDAFRNRFLSAYGSRPGPAPSR; from the coding sequence TTGTCCCACTTCACGCGCTTTCGCCAGCAGCCGCAGGAGACGGAGGCAACCGCGACCGAGGACCTGCCGCCGGACAGCCCCCCGCAGCACACCCAGCACACGCCGCAGGACACGCCGGACGGCGCGGCGATGACAGCGGAACGGGACGTCGAAGACACCGGCCCGAGTGAGGACACCGCCTCGGGCGAGGACACCGCCCCGGTCGAGGACACCGCCCCGGTCGAGGCCGAGGGCACGGACGCAGGCACGGACGAAGGCACGGCCGAGGCCACGGACACAGGTACCGGCCCGGCCGGCGGCTGGCGGCAGCGGCATCCGGCCGTGGCGCGGGCAGTGGCCTGGACGACCACGGCCCTGGCCGGCGCGCTGGTGCTGGTCACCCTCCTGCTGCCGAACGATCCCGCCCGCCTCACCCCCGCCGAATTCGCCCGCATACCGGTGGAGGGGATAGCCGGCGCCGCCCTGCTCCTCCTCCTGCCCCGGACGGCGCGGCGGATGGCCGCGGTGCTCGCCGGGGCGGGGCTAGGCCTGCTGACCCTCCTCGACCTCCTCGACATCGGCTTCGACGAGGTGCTCGGCCGAGGATTCAACGTGGTGTTCGACTGGGCCCTGCTCGGCGACGGCGCCTCCTTCCTCCAGGACTCCATAGGCCGGACGGGCACGATCGGAGTCGAGATCGCGGCCGCCCTCCTCGTCCTCGCCCTGCTCGTCCTCCCCGCACTGGCGGTCCTCCGGCTCAGCAACCTCATGGCCCGGCACGGCGCCAGGGCGACCGGCACCACCCTCGTACTCGGCACCGCCTGGGTCATCACCTCGGCGCTCGGCGTGCAGATCGCCGGCGCGCCGGTCGCCTCCCGCAGTACCTCCGACCTCGTCCAGGCCCGCGTGGACGGCGTCAACGCGACCCTGAAGGACGAGCAGACGTTCGCCAAGGAAGCCGCGAGCGACCCCTACCACCACACCCCGGGAAGCCGTCTGCTGACCGGACTGCGCGGCAAGGACGTCATCTTCACCTTCATCGAGAGCTACGGCCGCAGCGCGGTCCAGGACCCGCTGATGGCACCGGGGGTCGACGCGGTGCTGGCGAAAGGGACCAAGCGACTGCGGGCCGCCGGCTACTCCGCCCGCAGCGGATGGCTCACCTCGGCGACGTACGGCGGCAGCAGCTGGCTGGGCCACTCCACCTTCCTGTCCGGCCTGTGGATCGACAACCAGCAGCGCTACCGCACGGTCACCGCGGGCGATCATCTGACCCTCACCAGCGCCTTCAAGCGCACCGGCGCCTGGCGCACCGTCGGCATCATGCCCGGCGTCACCAAGAGCTGGCCGGAGGGCACGTTCTACGGCCTCGACCACGTCTACGACTCCCGGGAACTCGGCTACAAGGGCCCCAAGTTCAGCTGGTCGACCATGCCCGACCAGTACAGCCTCGCCGCCTTCGAGCGCCTGGAGCACGGCAAACCGCACGACAAGCCGCTGATGTCCGAGATCATCCTGACCTCCAGCCACAACCCCTGGGCCCCCCTCCCCAGGACGATCGGCTGGGACAAGGTCGGCGACGGCTCCGTCTACAACGGCATCGAGAAGGCCGGCAAGCACCCCGTCGACGTATGGCAGCAGACCGACAAGGTGCGCACCGAGTACGGCAAGTCCATCCAGTACTCCCTGAACAGCCTCATCTCGTACGTGGAGAAGTACGGCAACAAGAACACCGTGCTCGTCTTCCTCGGCGACCACCAGCCCGTCGCGAAGGTCTCCGGCGACCACGCCAGCAGGGACGTCCCGGTCGCGATCGTCGCCCACGACCCCGACGTCCTGAAACGGATCTCCGACTGGCGCTGGACACCCGGCCTCAACCCCGGCCACAAGGCCCCGGTCTGGCGCATGGACGCCTTCCGCAACCGCTTCCTGTCCGCCTACGGCTCTCGTCCCGGGCCGGCACCGTCCCGGTAG
- a CDS encoding sigma factor-like helix-turn-helix DNA-binding protein yields the protein MRERRPAQERRHAREFALFVAGAAGRLLHTATLLTGEPASRPAPAAEELLTCALSRTYAVWDRLRGDDPYERTRREMAAHFARTAWRHRRPRGGLLDRLSPQERLVLVLRLYEGVAEEQTAAQLGLPAERVHALCLRAIAEMRSRRPGPEPPAAHRPVPETGSGPAQDSAPKPAAP from the coding sequence GTGCGAGAGCGGCGACCGGCGCAGGAGCGCCGCCACGCCCGGGAGTTCGCGCTGTTCGTGGCGGGCGCGGCGGGCCGGCTGCTGCACACCGCCACCCTGCTGACCGGCGAGCCCGCTTCCCGGCCCGCTCCGGCCGCCGAAGAGTTGCTGACCTGCGCGCTCTCGCGGACGTACGCCGTCTGGGACCGGCTGCGCGGCGACGATCCATACGAGCGCACCCGCCGGGAGATGGCCGCCCACTTCGCGCGCACCGCCTGGCGCCACCGCCGGCCGCGCGGCGGGCTTCTGGACCGGCTGTCCCCGCAGGAGCGTCTGGTTCTCGTCCTACGGCTGTACGAGGGCGTGGCCGAGGAGCAGACCGCGGCCCAACTCGGCCTGCCCGCCGAGCGGGTGCACGCACTGTGCCTGCGCGCGATCGCGGAGATGCGCAGCCGCCGCCCCGGGCCGGAGCCCCCCGCGGCACACCGCCCGGTGCCGGAGACGGGATCCGGCCCGGCCCAGGACTCCGCGCCCAAACCGGCGGCCCCATGA